In one Nodosilinea sp. FACHB-141 genomic region, the following are encoded:
- a CDS encoding serine/threonine-protein kinase, which translates to MEPTQATSAIIDGRYQILRRLGQGSSGTTYAAERLATGQTIALKELSLRGLQDWKKIELFEREARILKTLNHPAIPQYIDFFQVDTADNRWFYLAQDLAEGTSLADWVEGGGWVDEAEARRIAIAVLDVLIYLHGLNPPVIHRDLKPQNIIRRDDGHIYLVDFGAVQTVYRDSLRQGSTVVGTYGYMAPEQFRGQAVPATDLYSLGATLLFLLTHQSPADLPQERLRINFRPYVAVSVAFADWLEQLLDPLVEDRFASAQVALAALTQPAPPAPPAPRRLAPRPPVGTRVQVQTSPTELSIYIPPPGLRGETAGIGLFGLFWNGFVLVWTIGAVTGGGSLLFGLIAIPFWVVGFSMISGVVNALLAHVHLRIDRQRFSLTRRMLGRTRRIEGYTADLAKVELQTAYTQNDRPVHTIALLEGINQHKFGTPLQTVEKVWLVDEIEAFIQQTERDFRMPEKPRDFRQPFE; encoded by the coding sequence ATGGAACCTACCCAGGCTACTAGCGCCATTATCGACGGTCGCTATCAAATTTTGCGTCGCCTAGGCCAGGGCAGCAGCGGCACAACCTACGCCGCCGAACGGTTGGCCACAGGCCAGACTATCGCCCTCAAAGAACTTTCCCTGCGCGGCCTGCAAGATTGGAAGAAGATTGAGCTGTTCGAGCGCGAGGCCCGCATTCTCAAAACCCTCAATCACCCCGCGATTCCTCAATACATCGACTTTTTTCAGGTTGATACTGCCGACAACCGCTGGTTTTATCTGGCCCAAGACCTGGCCGAGGGCACCTCTCTGGCCGACTGGGTCGAAGGCGGCGGTTGGGTAGATGAGGCCGAAGCCCGCCGCATCGCTATTGCCGTTTTAGACGTGCTGATCTATCTGCATGGTCTCAATCCACCCGTTATTCACCGCGACCTAAAGCCGCAGAACATCATTCGTCGCGATGATGGCCACATTTACCTGGTCGATTTTGGCGCTGTGCAAACCGTCTACCGCGATAGCCTCCGCCAGGGCAGTACGGTGGTCGGCACCTACGGCTATATGGCTCCCGAGCAGTTTCGCGGCCAGGCCGTGCCCGCCACTGACCTCTATAGCTTAGGGGCAACGCTGCTGTTCTTGCTTACCCACCAGTCACCTGCCGACCTGCCCCAAGAGCGGCTGCGCATCAACTTTCGCCCCTATGTGGCGGTGTCTGTCGCCTTTGCCGACTGGCTTGAGCAGCTGCTTGACCCTTTAGTCGAAGACCGCTTTGCCTCGGCGCAAGTGGCCCTCGCGGCCCTAACTCAGCCCGCCCCACCTGCCCCGCCCGCTCCGCGCCGGCTGGCCCCGCGCCCCCCGGTAGGCACCCGCGTGCAGGTACAAACGTCGCCAACTGAGCTGTCTATCTATATTCCACCGCCGGGTCTGAGGGGTGAAACCGCAGGCATTGGCCTGTTTGGTCTGTTTTGGAACGGCTTTGTGCTGGTCTGGACAATTGGGGCCGTTACCGGCGGCGGGTCGCTGCTGTTTGGCCTGATTGCTATCCCCTTTTGGGTGGTCGGCTTTAGCATGATTAGCGGCGTGGTCAATGCCCTGTTAGCCCACGTGCATCTGCGCATCGATCGCCAGCGATTTTCTCTCACCCGCCGCATGCTGGGTCGCACCCGCCGAATTGAAGGCTATACCGCCGACCTAGCGAAGGTAGAATTGCAAACCGCCTACACCCAAAACGATCGCCCCGTGCATACGATCGCCTTACTGGAAGGCATCAACCAGCACAAGTTTGGCACTCCCCTGCAAACAGTCGAAAAAGTCTGGCTGGTGGACGAAATCGAGGCGTTTATCCAGCAGACTGAGAGAGATTTTAGGATGCCTGAGAAACCCCGAGATTTCAGACAGCCCTTTGAGTAA
- the cobU gene encoding bifunctional adenosylcobinamide kinase/adenosylcobinamide-phosphate guanylyltransferase, with protein sequence MLTDHRISLVTGPARSGKSEWAETLAATSGQSVIYIATSNVDPADLDWQKRVELHRDRRPTHWQLQEVPVALPEAVLSATAQDCLLIDSLGTWLANLLEQDDDTWQTTVNSLVESLRQTPSTVVLVSEETGWGVVPAYPIGRLFRDRLGTLTRQVGTVAGAVYLVVAGYAVDVKALGRGVGE encoded by the coding sequence TTGCTAACTGACCACCGCATCTCCTTAGTCACCGGCCCAGCGCGATCGGGCAAAAGTGAGTGGGCCGAAACCCTGGCTGCCACCTCTGGTCAATCGGTGATTTACATTGCCACCTCTAACGTTGACCCAGCAGATTTAGATTGGCAAAAGCGGGTAGAACTGCACCGCGATCGCCGCCCCACCCACTGGCAGCTGCAAGAAGTGCCCGTTGCCCTACCCGAAGCCGTCCTCTCAGCCACCGCCCAAGACTGCCTGCTGATCGACTCCCTCGGCACCTGGCTAGCCAACCTGCTAGAGCAAGACGACGACACCTGGCAAACCACCGTGAATTCACTCGTGGAAAGCCTGCGGCAAACCCCCAGCACCGTGGTTCTGGTTTCCGAAGAAACCGGCTGGGGCGTAGTGCCCGCCTACCCAATCGGGCGACTGTTTCGCGATCGCCTCGGCACCCTCACCCGCCAAGTCGGCACCGTCGCTGGCGCGGTGTACCTAGTTGTCGCTGGCTATGCGGTCGATGTGAAGGCGCTGGGTAGGGGGGTGGGAGAGTAG
- a CDS encoding metallophosphoesterase yields the protein MPPKLVTEPSIETKIERMQQRVRWQHRQIVERGIDQTGLVIDGPGAEDETFSFLVVGDSGTGRHRSGSPQRQVAEQLLKHLDSARFTLHTGDVVYLVGSRDQYRSNFIKPYQEWLMGGDDYRKIAYDRMVFKQPILPVLGNHDYYDLRSVVGLLSGISGPLRYALRSYLDLDVSWRGSNRGDAYARAFLDYLKAVPETGLGAHLDTHYSSKLDDARALTYRPSEFTRLPNRYYTFRYGGIDFFALDSNTFNQPLPMANGEAGRKELQQQCQLLEAKKDELLRQAGIGALTPTDEDEQEERTERIEAIDEQINDITKQLNSSRLQTVDTEQLYWLRDRLIASWQNPAVRGRVLFFHHPPYVTEATKWDQGQTLAVRHHIRQVLDAVAAEVADISKDRPLVDLVLNGHAHCLDYVRTGATGHGDANIPWVICGGSGYSLRRQRKEGPELTEDDNNGTRAVAKSHLYLGRGGSRSRLKRPYSGLRVDVAAGTPPKLTVVPLVAEKYDGDWKGYEMEGIEL from the coding sequence ATGCCTCCAAAACTGGTCACTGAGCCTTCCATCGAAACCAAAATTGAGCGGATGCAGCAGCGGGTGCGGTGGCAGCACCGCCAGATCGTCGAGCGAGGCATTGACCAAACCGGCCTGGTGATTGACGGGCCGGGCGCCGAGGACGAAACGTTTTCGTTTTTAGTAGTGGGCGATAGCGGCACCGGGCGGCACCGCAGCGGCAGCCCCCAGCGGCAGGTGGCCGAGCAACTGTTGAAACACCTTGACTCGGCCCGGTTCACCCTGCACACCGGCGATGTGGTGTACTTGGTGGGGTCACGCGATCAGTATCGCTCAAACTTCATCAAGCCCTACCAGGAGTGGCTGATGGGGGGCGATGACTACCGCAAGATTGCCTACGATCGCATGGTGTTTAAGCAGCCTATTCTTCCGGTCCTGGGCAACCACGACTATTACGATCTGCGTAGTGTGGTAGGGCTGCTGTCGGGCATTAGCGGGCCGCTGCGCTATGCTCTGCGCTCTTACCTCGATTTGGATGTGAGCTGGCGCGGCTCTAACCGAGGAGACGCCTACGCCAGAGCTTTCTTAGACTACCTAAAGGCGGTGCCCGAGACTGGGCTGGGGGCGCATTTAGATACCCACTACAGCAGCAAGCTCGACGACGCGCGGGCGCTGACCTACCGTCCTAGCGAATTTACCCGGCTGCCCAACCGCTACTACACCTTTCGCTACGGTGGCATCGACTTTTTTGCCCTCGACTCCAATACCTTCAACCAGCCGTTGCCTATGGCCAATGGCGAAGCCGGTCGTAAGGAGTTGCAGCAGCAGTGTCAGCTACTAGAGGCCAAGAAAGATGAACTCCTGCGGCAGGCGGGCATTGGGGCGCTGACTCCCACCGATGAAGACGAGCAAGAAGAACGCACGGAGCGCATTGAAGCGATCGATGAGCAAATCAACGACATCACCAAGCAGCTCAACAGCTCTCGCCTGCAAACGGTGGATACGGAACAACTCTACTGGCTGCGCGATCGCCTGATTGCCTCCTGGCAAAACCCGGCGGTGCGCGGGCGCGTGCTGTTCTTTCACCACCCGCCCTACGTCACCGAGGCCACCAAGTGGGACCAGGGGCAAACCCTAGCGGTGCGCCATCACATTCGCCAAGTGCTCGATGCCGTCGCCGCCGAAGTGGCCGACATTTCCAAAGACCGCCCCCTGGTCGATCTGGTGCTCAATGGCCATGCCCACTGCCTCGACTACGTGCGCACGGGCGCTACTGGCCACGGCGATGCCAACATTCCCTGGGTGATCTGCGGCGGCAGCGGCTACAGCCTGCGTCGCCAGCGCAAAGAAGGCCCTGAGCTAACGGAAGACGACAATAACGGCACCCGCGCCGTGGCCAAATCTCACCTCTACCTGGGCCGCGGTGGTAGCCGCAGTCGCCTTAAGCGCCCCTACTCAGGCCTGCGGGTCGATGTAGCTGCGGGAACCCCACCCAAGTTGACGGTCGTCCCCTTGGTGGCCGAGAAGTACGACGGCGACTGGAAGGGGTATGAGATGGAGGGGATTGAGTTGTAG
- a CDS encoding class I SAM-dependent methyltransferase, producing MGLYNDRILPYLIELSMADSILGSYRRDALADVSGDVLEIGFGTGLNLPYYPDQVRQIVTVDPNPGVHRLAQQRINASPITVDHRMLSGEALPMADHSFDSVVSTFTLCSIPEIEQALAEIYRVLKPGGRFFFVEHGLSDEPSIQAWQHRLTPLQKRIAGGCHFDRDMGQLIEQQFDQVELEAAYAKQVPKVAGYFYRGVAVKR from the coding sequence ATGGGCCTTTATAACGACAGAATTCTGCCTTACCTAATCGAGCTTTCCATGGCCGATTCTATCCTGGGTTCCTATCGGCGGGACGCATTGGCTGATGTGAGTGGCGACGTGCTCGAAATTGGCTTTGGCACGGGGTTAAATTTGCCATACTACCCCGACCAGGTGCGCCAGATCGTCACCGTAGACCCCAACCCTGGGGTGCATCGTCTGGCCCAACAGCGCATCAATGCCTCACCTATCACGGTAGACCATCGCATGCTCAGCGGCGAAGCACTACCGATGGCCGACCACAGCTTCGACAGCGTCGTCAGCACTTTTACCCTGTGCAGCATCCCCGAAATTGAGCAGGCGCTGGCCGAAATCTATCGGGTGCTGAAGCCCGGTGGTCGGTTCTTTTTTGTCGAGCACGGCCTCAGTGACGAACCCTCGATTCAAGCCTGGCAGCATCGCCTGACGCCGCTGCAAAAGCGCATTGCCGGCGGATGTCACTTTGATCGCGACATGGGTCAGCTGATCGAGCAGCAGTTTGATCAGGTTGAACTGGAAGCCGCCTACGCCAAGCAGGTGCCCAAGGTGGCCGGATATTTCTATCGAGGTGTGGCGGTTAAACGTTAG
- a CDS encoding DMT family transporter — MIIYLKLLVTMVLWGGTFIAGRLVVQDMGAFAAAFCRFAIAFLALIVLTYTVEGSLPKPPRKLWLPIALLGLTGIFAYNVFFFSGLKTVEAGRAALIIALNPVAIALGAAFFFKDPLSRVKLLGIGLSLLGAAVVISDGDPARLLRGDVGIGELFMLGCVVSWMGYSLLGKTVMKELSPLAATTYACGIGTLLLLGPALKEGLGDAIASASPTTWGGLLYLGLLGSAVGFTWYYDGVRQLGPARAGVFINLVPVFAIALAALFLQETPTSSLLLGGSLVIAGVVITNREGKRTKM; from the coding sequence TTGATTATTTACCTCAAGCTTTTGGTCACCATGGTGCTGTGGGGCGGCACCTTTATCGCTGGTAGGCTGGTGGTGCAGGATATGGGAGCCTTTGCAGCGGCCTTCTGTCGTTTTGCGATCGCTTTCCTCGCCCTCATCGTGCTCACCTACACCGTCGAGGGCAGCCTCCCCAAACCACCCCGAAAACTGTGGCTGCCCATCGCCCTGCTGGGGTTAACCGGCATCTTTGCCTACAACGTGTTTTTCTTTTCGGGGCTCAAAACCGTTGAGGCGGGGCGAGCGGCGCTGATTATTGCGCTCAACCCGGTGGCGATCGCCCTGGGGGCCGCCTTTTTCTTCAAAGACCCGCTCAGCCGCGTCAAGCTATTGGGCATTGGCCTCTCGCTGCTGGGCGCAGCGGTGGTGATTAGTGACGGCGACCCAGCTCGTCTGCTGCGGGGGGATGTGGGCATTGGCGAACTGTTTATGCTCGGTTGCGTAGTCAGCTGGATGGGCTACAGCCTGCTGGGCAAAACTGTCATGAAAGAACTTTCCCCCTTGGCGGCGACCACCTACGCTTGTGGGATTGGGACGCTGCTGCTGTTGGGTCCAGCGCTGAAGGAGGGATTGGGAGACGCGATCGCCAGCGCATCTCCTACTACCTGGGGCGGACTGCTTTACCTAGGCCTGCTCGGCTCGGCGGTGGGCTTTACCTGGTACTACGATGGCGTGCGACAGCTCGGCCCCGCGCGTGCCGGAGTGTTTATCAACCTGGTGCCGGTGTTTGCGATCGCCCTGGCCGCCCTATTTCTGCAAGAAACCCCTACCTCATCGCTGCTGCTAGGCGGCAGCTTGGTGATAGCTGGCGTGGTGATCACCAACCGCGAGGGCAAAAGAACGAAGATGTAA
- a CDS encoding PAS domain S-box protein, protein MSPLTLFCFADALAQVPALLAAKFPDCRVVLATTGSAMTDYLAQLDFAEVAIAIVPASWLDTGALRSFCDRFPQALIVVLDPVVKPPLADQPSTDYSESVYRRLPYPGTDAELVFTVTAALKHYRQEQQLTLSQAALDDAHRQLDVLQRRMSALMVQLDWGVASASDRAQTERALRRSQSGLAEAQRIAHLGSWELDLASQTISGSAELLRIYGLDPAQPAPDYDQWRQMIPPEDWLPLETAIGRAIALGTPYEVEHRIVRSDGSVRYLVGRGEVVYNGQGEVVQLRGTGQDRTEAKLAELALRQSEAKNQAIFSAVPDLTAVVNAQGQYVDFAYNRFTGELLPQVTQGIVGAYVADVLSPELAYEWLTAIERTLATGTAQFFEQQLSFGDRTQYEVVRMVPYQADQVLVLVRDISDRKGIEMEMRRHRDLREAIFNESTDALFIVDRETDLILDCNQRAVMLFEADSGDRLLQRRGNSLQCQPFSEAELTVARQEVAKHGFWSTEVEYLTLKGERFWGNLAAKPISVADTPMLLVRVTDITDRKRTELALELAKERYRRATQAARAGVWELNLATNTGYLDPTIKALVGWDSEVIDDSLDQWLTLIHPEDRDPLNTAIQACIQGKTEEFVFEYRMPHCDGSVVWVLSRGHLRRNAQGQPEAFLGTTTDITPLKQVELALKQLNEELEQRVQQRTQAMQTLAAVVENSTDLIGTATLDGVAIYLNQAGQRLVGLEHEPVAGRSIKSLLSAATVPQFEQEALPTLMAEGMWQGESTFCHAQTGEAIAVEQVMFLVKDPNTQEPLCLATIGRDIRDRKRSELAVQESETRFRQIAEAIEEVFWMSTADTAQILYVSPGFEQIWGLSCEALYQSTSVWLNSIHPDDRPAVEATLPATAATTLDKVYRIYRADGELRWISDRSFPVLNEAGEVYRVVGVATDITERRQAEQALRENEELFRGIFEQSAMGIIEADLDERIVRVNQIFCDLVGYTTANLLTMTYARLTHPDDVELDRTHVKQLLKGDLSSFMIEKRYVRSDGSTVWVALAVSLVRDAQGQPQYLLGVVNDISDRKQAELALQESRNMLKLVLDTIPQRVFWKDRQHRFLGCNPAFASDYGLTPDRVIGKTEDELPSARYAAKYQADDGQVMATRQPKLGYEERASTIGNKDLWTLTSKVPLTNADNVVIGVLGCYEDITARKQVEASLLQLNQELEQRVQERTWELQQAVQVSEAANQAKSTFLATMSHELRTPLNAILGFAQLMARDATLSGDHGQALSIINRSGEHLLMLINDILEMAKIEAGQVSLNAVRFDLHTLLKALGDMLYLRAQDKGLGLVLDCHPTLPRYLVADEPKLRQVLINLLGNAIKFTPAGQVTLRVTPAHPLPAFPTPGALLGVTFAVIDTGIGITAADRDRLFEPFVQVGQGAGTGLGLSISRQFVQMLGGDLTVESQPGQGSTFAFTLTMQVADSVDGETPSPTTPVTGLAAGQPSYRILVVDDESTHRHLLGELLRAVGFEVREADNGQAALDLWQQWRPQLIWLDMRMPILSGPETARALRSQEQRAGTAPTKIIALTANAFEDDRARALASGCDDFVRKPFQFDHLLAKLAEHLGVKYTYSPVFATESNATVLSAEAAIAAGRSLPQPLLAQLQQATVQLDGDRLTQLLAQIPLEQKALIDWLSWQIDEFAFDTLHPLLEAAQQT, encoded by the coding sequence ATGAGTCCGCTCACTCTGTTCTGTTTTGCCGACGCCCTCGCTCAGGTGCCCGCCCTGCTCGCCGCCAAATTTCCCGACTGTCGCGTGGTGCTGGCGACCACAGGCTCGGCGATGACGGACTACCTTGCACAGCTAGACTTCGCCGAGGTGGCGATCGCCATTGTTCCCGCAAGCTGGCTTGACACCGGAGCTCTGCGCTCGTTTTGCGATCGCTTTCCCCAGGCGCTGATAGTAGTGCTTGATCCGGTAGTGAAGCCGCCCCTGGCCGATCAACCCAGCACCGACTATTCTGAATCGGTCTATCGCCGATTGCCCTACCCTGGCACCGATGCCGAGCTGGTGTTTACGGTGACCGCTGCCCTAAAGCACTATCGCCAGGAGCAGCAGCTAACCTTGAGCCAAGCCGCCCTAGACGACGCCCACCGACAGCTGGATGTGCTGCAAAGGCGGATGTCGGCGCTGATGGTGCAGCTTGATTGGGGCGTGGCCAGCGCCAGCGATCGCGCTCAGACCGAGCGGGCCCTGCGCCGCAGCCAGAGCGGCCTAGCCGAGGCCCAGCGCATTGCCCATTTGGGCAGCTGGGAGCTTGACCTGGCCAGCCAAACCATCAGCGGGTCGGCAGAGCTGTTGCGCATCTATGGGCTCGACCCGGCCCAGCCCGCGCCCGACTACGACCAGTGGCGACAGATGATTCCCCCGGAGGATTGGCTGCCCCTAGAGACGGCCATTGGGCGGGCGATCGCCCTTGGCACCCCCTACGAGGTCGAGCACCGCATTGTCCGCTCCGATGGCTCGGTGCGCTACCTTGTGGGCCGGGGTGAGGTGGTTTATAACGGCCAGGGAGAGGTGGTGCAGCTGCGGGGCACCGGCCAAGACCGCACCGAAGCCAAGCTGGCGGAGCTGGCCCTGCGGCAAAGCGAGGCTAAAAACCAGGCGATTTTCTCGGCGGTGCCCGACCTAACGGCGGTGGTCAACGCCCAGGGGCAGTATGTCGATTTTGCCTACAACCGCTTTACAGGAGAACTCCTGCCCCAAGTCACCCAAGGTATTGTGGGTGCCTACGTTGCTGACGTGCTGTCCCCCGAGCTTGCCTACGAGTGGCTGACGGCGATCGAGCGCACTCTGGCCACGGGCACCGCACAGTTTTTTGAGCAGCAGCTAAGCTTTGGCGATCGCACGCAGTATGAGGTGGTGCGCATGGTGCCCTACCAAGCCGACCAGGTGCTGGTGCTGGTGCGCGACATCAGCGATCGCAAGGGCATTGAGATGGAAATGCGCCGCCACCGCGATCTGCGGGAGGCCATATTCAACGAATCGACCGATGCCCTGTTTATCGTTGATCGCGAAACCGATTTAATTCTCGACTGCAACCAGCGGGCGGTGATGCTGTTTGAGGCCGACAGCGGCGATCGCCTGCTCCAGCGGCGGGGCAACAGCCTCCAGTGCCAGCCCTTTAGCGAGGCTGAGCTGACAGTAGCCCGCCAGGAAGTGGCCAAACACGGCTTCTGGAGCACTGAGGTCGAATATTTGACCCTCAAGGGGGAGCGGTTTTGGGGCAACCTGGCCGCCAAGCCCATCTCCGTGGCCGACACCCCCATGCTGCTGGTGCGGGTGACAGACATTACCGATCGCAAGCGCACTGAGCTGGCCCTAGAGCTGGCCAAAGAGCGCTACCGTCGCGCCACCCAGGCGGCCAGGGCGGGCGTGTGGGAACTCAACCTTGCCACCAACACAGGCTACCTCGACCCCACCATCAAAGCCCTGGTGGGATGGGACAGTGAGGTCATCGATGACAGCCTCGATCAGTGGCTCACCCTGATTCATCCCGAAGATCGAGACCCGTTGAACACGGCGATTCAAGCCTGCATCCAGGGCAAGACCGAGGAATTCGTGTTTGAGTACCGCATGCCCCACTGCGACGGTTCGGTGGTCTGGGTGCTATCGCGAGGGCATCTGCGGCGCAATGCCCAGGGCCAGCCCGAGGCTTTTTTGGGCACCACCACCGACATTACCCCCCTCAAACAGGTAGAGCTGGCCCTCAAACAGCTCAACGAAGAGCTGGAACAACGGGTACAGCAGCGCACCCAGGCCATGCAAACTCTGGCTGCCGTGGTTGAAAACAGCACCGATTTGATCGGCACGGCCACCCTAGACGGGGTTGCCATCTACCTCAACCAAGCCGGCCAGCGCCTGGTAGGGCTAGAGCATGAACCCGTCGCCGGTCGCTCCATCAAAAGCCTTTTGAGTGCCGCCACAGTGCCTCAATTTGAGCAGGAGGCCCTGCCCACCCTGATGGCTGAGGGGATGTGGCAGGGGGAGTCTACCTTTTGCCATGCTCAGACTGGGGAGGCGATCGCCGTCGAGCAGGTGATGTTTTTAGTCAAAGACCCTAATACCCAAGAGCCCCTGTGTCTGGCCACCATTGGCCGCGACATTCGCGATCGCAAACGGTCAGAGCTGGCTGTTCAAGAGAGTGAAACCCGCTTTCGCCAAATTGCTGAGGCGATTGAAGAGGTATTTTGGATGAGCACCGCAGACACCGCCCAAATTTTGTACGTCAGCCCTGGCTTTGAGCAGATCTGGGGCCTGTCCTGCGAGGCGCTTTACCAGTCGACATCGGTCTGGCTCAACAGCATTCACCCCGACGACCGACCAGCGGTGGAGGCCACCCTGCCGGCCACAGCCGCCACCACCTTAGACAAGGTCTATCGCATCTACCGCGCCGATGGCGAACTGCGCTGGATTAGCGATCGCTCCTTTCCTGTGTTGAATGAAGCCGGCGAGGTCTACCGCGTAGTCGGGGTGGCCACCGATATTACCGAGCGCCGCCAGGCGGAGCAAGCGCTGCGGGAGAACGAGGAACTCTTTCGCGGCATCTTTGAGCAGTCGGCCATGGGCATTATCGAGGCCGATTTAGACGAGCGCATTGTGCGGGTCAACCAAATTTTTTGCGACCTGGTGGGCTACACCACCGCCAACCTTCTAACCATGACCTACGCCCGCTTGACCCATCCCGACGATGTGGAACTCGACCGCACCCACGTCAAGCAGCTGCTCAAGGGCGATCTCTCCAGCTTCATGATCGAAAAGCGCTACGTGCGCTCTGACGGGTCGACGGTGTGGGTAGCGCTGGCGGTTTCGCTGGTGCGGGATGCCCAGGGCCAGCCGCAATATCTGCTGGGGGTGGTGAACGACATCAGCGATCGCAAGCAGGCCGAGCTAGCCCTGCAAGAGTCTCGCAACATGCTCAAGCTCGTGCTCGACACCATTCCCCAGCGAGTGTTTTGGAAAGATCGCCAACATCGGTTCTTGGGCTGTAACCCAGCCTTTGCCAGCGACTACGGCCTGACTCCCGATCGCGTTATTGGTAAAACCGAGGATGAACTGCCCTCGGCCAGATATGCCGCTAAGTACCAGGCCGACGATGGGCAGGTGATGGCCACCCGCCAGCCCAAACTGGGCTACGAAGAGCGTGCTAGCACGATCGGCAACAAGGACCTCTGGACCTTGACAAGCAAGGTGCCCCTCACCAACGCTGACAATGTAGTGATCGGCGTGCTGGGCTGCTACGAAGATATCACCGCCCGCAAACAGGTGGAAGCGTCGCTACTCCAGCTCAACCAGGAGCTAGAGCAGCGAGTGCAGGAGCGCACTTGGGAACTCCAGCAGGCCGTCCAGGTCTCCGAGGCGGCAAACCAGGCCAAGAGCACCTTTTTGGCCACCATGAGCCACGAGCTGCGCACTCCCCTCAACGCCATTTTGGGTTTTGCTCAGCTCATGGCCCGCGACGCCACCCTCAGCGGCGACCACGGTCAGGCCCTCAGCATCATTAATCGCAGCGGCGAGCACCTGCTAATGCTGATCAACGACATTTTAGAAATGGCCAAAATCGAGGCGGGCCAGGTCAGCCTCAACGCCGTCCGTTTCGATCTCCACACCTTGCTCAAGGCCCTGGGCGATATGCTCTACCTGCGGGCCCAAGACAAAGGGCTTGGGCTGGTCTTAGACTGCCATCCGACCCTGCCTCGCTACCTAGTCGCCGACGAGCCCAAGCTGCGCCAGGTGTTGATCAACCTGCTCGGCAATGCCATTAAGTTCACCCCAGCCGGGCAGGTCACGCTGCGAGTTACTCCGGCCCATCCCCTGCCCGCGTTCCCCACACCAGGTGCCCTGCTAGGGGTGACCTTTGCCGTCATCGACACCGGCATTGGCATCACCGCTGCCGATCGCGATCGCCTGTTTGAGCCGTTTGTGCAGGTGGGGCAAGGGGCAGGCACCGGTCTCGGCCTCTCGATTAGCCGTCAGTTTGTGCAGATGTTGGGTGGCGATCTTACGGTCGAAAGCCAGCCCGGCCAGGGATCTACCTTTGCCTTTACCCTGACGATGCAGGTAGCTGATAGCGTAGATGGTGAAACGCCGTCACCGACCACTCCTGTCACTGGCTTGGCGGCCGGGCAGCCAAGCTACCGTATTTTGGTCGTCGACGACGAGAGCACTCACCGGCACCTGCTGGGCGAGCTCTTACGGGCGGTGGGCTTTGAGGTGCGCGAGGCCGACAATGGCCAGGCCGCCCTCGACCTCTGGCAGCAGTGGCGACCCCAGCTGATTTGGCTCGACATGCGCATGCCCATTCTCAGCGGCCCCGAGACGGCCCGCGCCCTGCGCAGTCAGGAGCAGCGTGCGGGCACAGCTCCCACCAAGATTATTGCCCTCACCGCCAACGCCTTTGAAGACGATCGCGCCCGCGCTTTGGCATCGGGCTGTGACGACTTTGTGCGCAAGCCCTTTCAGTTCGACCATTTGCTGGCCAAGCTGGCTGAGCATTTGGGGGTCAAGTACACCTACAGCCCAGTCTTCGCCACCGAGAGCAATGCTACCGTGCTGTCCGCTGAGGCAGCGATCGCAGCAGGGCGATCGCTGCCTCAGCCGCTGCTGGCCCAGCTCCAGCAAGCCACGGTGCAACTCGACGGCGATCGGCTCACCCAGCTGCTGGCCCAAATTCCCCTTGAGCAAAAAGCCCTGATCGATTGGCTGAGCTGGCAGATTGACGAATTTGCCTTCGACACCCTGCACCCGCTGCTGGAAGCAGCCCAGCAAACCTAG